TATCTGTAGAATTTCCATCAATACATTTTTGAGAGGAGGCACACTGCAGTTCTGCAGATAATCCACATCACCCACCATCATTTTTCATAGAGCAGGTTCAGCCACTGACACATTTGCTGTCTCTACTATTATAAGTGTCACTGGTGCATTGGTGTACAGTAAGTAGAATAGTAAAGGGGATTATTCTTTGTTAACTGTTTCAAATCTTTTTGCAGGTATGTCTATCCTGTCCTCCCTTCTGTCTTTAGCCTGGGTGCTAGCCTCATACCACAAACTCCTGCGTGATTCCCGTGATGACAAGAAGAGCATGAGTTACCGCGGTGCCCTGGTCCACCTTTTATGGCGCCTCTTCACCATCTTCTCACGGGTGCTCTCCTTTGCCCTTTTCGCCTCAGTTTTCCACATCTACTTTGGCATTTTTGTGGTGCTCCACTGGTGTGCCATGGCTTTCTGGGTCATCCATGGTGGCACTGACTTCTGCATGTCCAAGTGGGAGGAGGTGTTGTTCAACATGGTGGTCGGTGTGGTCTATGTGTTCTGCTGGTTTAATGTGAGAGAGGGCCGGACCCGCTACCGGATGGTGGCCTACTACACCGTGGTACTGTTGGAGAACACTCTCCTCAGCTGTCTGTGGTATGCCTATCGGGACCCAGTCACTACAGACGCGTATGCCTCCCTCGCCCTCTGCGGCGTTTTCCTGTGCTTTGCCTCAGGTGTGGTCTGCATGGTGCTCTATTACAGTGTCCTGCACCCTATGGGCCCGCGCCTGAGGGTGCTGGCCAGCTCCTGCTGTGCTGAGCTCTTATGGGGTCTCCCACTGCCTCCAGAGGCAGAACCAATGGCGCCTACTCCAGGTCCTCGAGGGTCCCAGGCCACTCCCACTCGGGGCCTGACTGCAGACCAGGAGGAGCTGGATGAAACTGCCACGGACACTTGCCTTCCTGTGTTCCAGGTGCGCTCCACAGAACCAGTAGACGCTGCGGGGCGGCCCATCAGGCCTGAAGGCCCCCTCATCAAAATAGACATGCCCAGAAAGCGTTATCCCGCCTGGGATGCACACTTTGTGGATCGGCGCCTGCGCAGGACCATAAATGTTCTCCAGTTCATAAGCCCTAATGCAGTGGGCATCAGGTACAGAGATGGCCCGCTTCTGTATGAACTCCTGCAGTACGAGTCATCCCTCTGAGAGCTTCAAAAAGTACAACGTTACTTTACTTCCGCTATTCTTTGACATACagtatttcagtcagtttgccAATGGGAACCTTCCCTTTTTCAGTCAATTTAATGCAGAAagaattctttaaaaaaaagtctgtctGGACAGACTAAACACACCATCCCAGTTTATTTTTAGAGAAAGTATCTACATTATTGAGAGAGAATCTATACAGTTGTGCTGATATCCCTCTAGGTGCATAGAAGGGTCCTGTATGAGTGTGTAGATAATATATGAATGTTTCATTATGAAATGTCTAATGCATTACACTGTATTGGTGAATACTTGTATAGTGTGTCCCAGTGACTTGGGACCAGCACAAAGTCTGATGGGAATGATGGAGGAAAAGGCCTTTGCACATGCCAACATTTACTGCCATTATTTATGTGGATCAAAGAAATGTACAATAACGTCTATTGTTTACCTAAACCACAGCTCTGACAGTTTTTGTAGATCACAATACTGTAGGagaaaatgtacacaatattaatgtgtatgaaagaaaatTCAAACAAGATTCTCAACAAAATCTCAAATCAGTAAGGCATTAAAAGCATGCTAACCTTCAATCAGTTCAGTCTGTGCATTGTGCAGGGTATACTGCACTCTACTGACCATGAGCTGTCATTGCAAACCACTCAGTGACTAAAAGCACAAAAGCAAAATTGCAGTCCTTTTACAGAAGTATACCGAggaatgtaaaatgtactttaatgaGCACAACTTTGTTTTAATTGGTTGTTCCTTGTTAGTGATGTTTAAACATTCCAAAGACTTTTTAAAGATTGTAAAAAGATGTAGGATTAGTAAATCAATATGGAAACTTTGATGTGTTGTCGTAGTGCAAGGACAGTCTTCAAGGTGTCCTCCACCATTCCCCTCTAAATCCTAGAAAGTATCCCTCCTTTCCCTTTTCcctatgcattttttttcatgtaggcTATTTTAGGAAGATAAATACTCAGTTGGTACAACACCTTGTAAAGTTCCTTAAATCTGAGGATATTTATATACCAATATTCTTCAACATGTGTTTATGTCCTCTTCCTGACACATCTTTGACACAGTGGTGTACTCTCCCATAGTGTAGCACTTAAGAGTGCAGGGAGACTGTAGAAACAAAGCCAAATACAGTGTAGGGTCTTTTTAATTGATCTGCCCCTTTGAAACAGTAGACTGCAAAATATGTGCCATCTATAGACCTGCTGTGCCACTATTACACCCTGAAAGAGCTTTCCAGCCCTGCCAGCAGGGGGCCCACCACGACAAACACCCTTGGGATGAGCACTAGCCTATATCTATTCATAAAACCAAGGAAAAAAATGCCTTCTAAGTCAAAGGAGCTTGACAAAAAATTGTGAGGGCTATTGAACAATTTCTTACATTCATGAATGCATTTCATATGTATTTACTCAATGATCCAACTGAATATAAAGTggtctgtgtgtttttacatcGTAGTGTTTGCTATAACTAAGTATTGACATGTAAATGCGTCCATTAATAATACCCAAAGGCTTACATACATGACAGAGATTCCTTTTTTGGCTTTCACCAGCACTTACTGCTTATTTGTGGCCATGAGTGCCTCCTAACATCGTACTGTAAAAGTAGGAGCGGTGGAGGTCCAAAAAAGGCCAAGAGGGGGTTTGCCAGGGCTGAAAGAGAACAGGGGAAGGTGGTAGACTGCACAGATTGTGAATactaagaaaaaatattaactaCTGATTAAGCCTTTGTGCTTTTATTAGGTATAGGTCTTACATCTGGCATAACCAAATATTACATACATTGTGTCTACAATTTTGTAACTTCACTGTTCAATTCAAATCTTGGTTGCTGCTCCACCCTCTTAGTTGTCTCTGTGGTGCTAAGCCTTGTGGGTAATTTTCTTCATAAATACTTCTCTGATAAATGAACGAATGGGGTTGAGGCTTGAGAACATGCGATGAGGTACACTGCCATTACCCCAGACCATCAGGATCCAGGAGGCTTTCCTGTGGTCAACATGATGTTAAGCCCTGAGTAATTGAGAACTGTTGGGTCAGCTATGGGTGGGTAAAGCCAACATCCAACGAACCATAGTCAAGATTTTTATGCAACTGATCCACTGTAGTTCCACATGATCCATATTCGTATCCGTTCTTGTGAATAAACAGCCATGTACTAACTATATGATTTAACAAATCTAACTATACAGCCAATACAGGAGTTCCTCAGGAGCATGTACTAGGACCACTGAACAAGCTGACTCAGGGGTGTCTCAATGCAGTTCTCATCCCTTAGCATGTCCTCAAGGGCCACCATTTTTTCAGTATACTAAATACAAAACTCCCACTCATTTGGGGTTTTAATAGCGCTAAATTTTCTTTGCTTTCTCAGTTTTGTACATCAAGAGTGAGTCTAAGGCAGTTTTTGTGGTAGTTGGCTGCCTGGCACATGGTGCATCCTTTTCCAGTGACATCTCCAAATCAGGTGCAATTAcactgtgatttatttatttttatttttagggtGTGTATGAAATAGacaaatatagcattaaaaCTATATGAGCTGAATTCATAGTGGTGTCTAACTATTTCTTTGTGATTATATGTGATTAGTGTAGAAAAGATGTTTATTTAACTAGACATTTTAATCAAGGGCAGAATAATGCTAGtttgattaataaaaaaaaaacacgggTGCAATGAAAGCTGTACCTATACAGTAACAGTATACTAGTATTCAGGTTGCCTCACAGTCATAACAAATCCTGCAGTCTTTCCTGTCAAACATGTTCCACATCTCTTGACAGCCACAGCACACAGCAAGAGCGTTTGAACAGCAAGCTTGTTCTCCTCAGTCCTTGTTGTGCCTTGTATTTTTTTGGGTGCTTCAATCCAGCCACGGCAGCCAGGTCCGCAAAACAATAATGCCAGTGTATTTTCTTTCACTCTTTTAATGTAACCAGCACAATCACCAAAACAATTGCGCCAAATAGTCTGACTTATTCCACCAACCCAGAATGATTAGGCACACCATTATGGCCAGTTCTCAAATATTGGTAGCTTAATGATGAATGCTAGCCAATGATTATGCAGCCTCAATGTTGCTTAACgctatttctttctttaaacTTTTGATAGATATTGACCTCTGCAAAGTGAACACTCCATAACCATTTAAGATTTGGAAATGcattcacaaacaaataaacgaGACATCACAATTTGGCCAAACTATTTCAAGTATTTGTGCCAATTTCAAACACGTCTGATCCTTcaactaaagataaaaaatgtattatactgGTCATAATCATTGGCCTGATGGGTATACAGTTTATTTTACAACTTACACCTCAACCTGACAGCAGTGTACAGCAAAATTAAAGATTTTATGTGtataaaattgtatttgttttatgcaGTCTCACCACACAACCAAAATAGTTATAGAAAAGGAAACACGAGTCACAGAAGCCAGCAAGGATAAGATGGATGATGATTATATTGTTTGTCTTATGCGTCTCATCTTTTGTCATGCAATGATGAATGATTTGTGCCAAGATGTAACTCTATATTGTCTTGTGGGAAATATACAGTACATTCTCTAGCCAAAACAATAATGCCTGTAGTAGAAGGCAAAAGAATGACAAAATGCATAAAAGATGGTGTACTGCATTTTGTGACTTACCCAAAATATGTACAATCAATTATTTCCCGTTCAACCACCATATTGTTTCACCTCCCAGCATGCCCACAGAGCTCATTGTGAGATGACTATTCAGCATGGAAGGGCTCCCTCTGGTTACTACATCAAAGTGTAGCAGCAGGTTTCTGTTGGACTTGGGTTAAGTCTGTACCTTTGTCTTATGGCCACCTGAAACAGAAACTTAAGTTACTGTATTCTCTCTATGTTCTTTTTAGACTTGTACTAAAATCCTGGTGCTAAACCAACATTACACAAGGTGCTACTACTTCTTGTCCTGATTTGCTTAAGAAGTAGCACCTCAGAACTACAGTTTACAGCGATATACAAGTCTCACTGGtgccattttcatttttatagtcTGCGCACAAAAACTGCTTTCAcacaaaatgtgatatttgtcactttgttatttttatttatttatttatgtattattattattattattattattattattattattattattattattattattattattattattattattattattattattattattattattattattcaatctGCACTGGGGTTTTCTTTTAAGAGATGAACCTGCCAGACGACAAGCCTCTAAGCACAGGAGCACAAGTTGTGCTAATGAACTCAAGAGGGACAATAAGTAGAATGTGATTGCTGTGTTGTAAATTCAGTCATGtcattaaaatgtgtattatttggTTGTTATTGTTGAACAATTGGCTGTAATATTTTCTTTCTACGGTATATAGATTTGATACTGTACTgaaaaaaactatataaattGCTGCTGATTTTCAAAACTGTTATCAAAGATGTTGGGAACGCTTTGTTTTATAAACAATGAGTTTATAGATTATGTATGCTTGTTGGTATGTATCACAGATCTATCAGGCTTTTTGAGTAAGCGGTGTAGCCCAAGAGTTGGCTCAATGTCAGTGAAATCTGGTCTGTAGCACAGAGGGGAGAatctttttgttgtaatttaatATGAAATGTGAGTAAATTGTTTAATGGGTTcccattctttaaaaaaaaaaaaaaagaaaaaaaaaaaaaaaaaaaaaaaaaaaaaaaaagcaacactgATGTCCAGTATTGTACTACGCCCTTTTGGGAACAATATATGACTATTATTAATAACATATGGTGCTAAagttattttgtatgttttgtttagagataaaaagacaaatattatgttgaaagTGTAATGTTAAGCCTTACTGTAGATTCATATATCAGACTGTTCATCCcagaagagaaaaataaatatagtatTTCAAAGTGCAATATACTAACATGTTCGTatgtcttatttttttattctataaAGGCCTCATATCATAACAATAAAATTATAGGCCCTAATTGGCATAGAAGTGGGCCTAGTAACCTTTGTGCACCACTAGTGCTACGAGTGCCATCTGGCGGTGGGTGAGGTCTTCTGCAGCTCTTAATTAGTCTTTCTTAGATCTGGTTGTACTATAGGTTTAACCCACACACAGTGGTTTGACTTTAGTTTAAGcgatagtcctgttatagacctttAGATCTGGTAGTGGCGTGGTTTTTAAAGTGGTAGCCAACTTGGTTTGGTGTACTTAGCTAATATAAGattctttcttattcttattatatTCTTGTTATCGTATTAAGTATAATTTAAACATACATATTTCTGACCTCTGAGTATCAATTACCCACAAATTGAATGAACGCATTATATTCTTCTAAGTGTACGTGTATAGACTATATGGTTTTGTGTCACGGTGTGcgcttttgttgttgtgtcaagCGCAATGCATTCTGGGCACGGCTCTACGCCCAAAATGGCGGCACGATTGAAAAGTTTAGAGTCTCACTTTTTAATCACGGATTTATGTACGTGTAATTTTAAGTGGTTTTGACCGGGGTAACTTCTAATCGGCGTCGCGTTGGCGTTTCCTCGAAATAAGATATAATGCAAAGAGGAAATGTTAATCTTCTCCAGCGCTACAAGTTTTTTTCGGATCTACAGTAGGGTATGCTAAGCTAACTCTCTGGCTAGCATTTTTAGATGAGTTCAAGATTGATTTGACCACAAAAGTCGGGTCAAAGCGGGGTGTCCGAGCTGAAACAAATATGAAGAAGTGGACCGTGGCGTAGAGATGGATGATGATGTGAAGAAAGTGAAAAAGGTAAGTGCAGTTTAACATTTTCATGCTAACTTTCTCTAGGCTACTGCTAAATCCTATGTAAAGTTTGACAGTCAGTGTGATAATAGTGGTAATGTCAATTTCCCAACCTAGTCACACAGtattagctaaaaaaaaaatctttatgtAAACAAACCGCTCTGgcgtaatttttttattatatatatatatttatattatttatatatatatatattttggctAATTAATGCTTTTTTTGTGCAGCCACTTTGCTGACAAGCAAATCGGACGTTTGTGAACtttgtatttcagtttttgctTTTGTAAGTAATTTGCTATAGTGTAATTATTGTAATAATGAGGATATGGTTTGAACCACTTGGTGGCGATGTGGAACAACTTTCATGCTTAAAGAAACAGCAGGCAAAGGGCGTTACTAAAAATTTTAGCATAAACTAAACAAGTCATGAAAGTGGTTACTATAGGCCACGGTCTTCGATATAAAAAGCCGCACTATTCTGAAACAAATCCCAGTGCATCCCATTACATAGGCCTATGAAAAATGACTTTGAAATGACTTGATAGGGCAGCGTGAATGCGCCTCTTGCCTCCTGTCCATGATTGCGACCAGTTTTGCGTTGAAAGTGAAATTACACTTCACTCAGAAACTTGTGGCTGTCTCTTTCCTGTTGTATGCTCAAGTGTAAAGACAgaacctctcctcttcctctccggGCTCGcctcacacccacacacactgttcAAGGCACTGCCTCTCATTTAGCAACTGTCAGTCATTGTCCCAGTTCAGCAGGTGGATAGTAACTGCAGTGGGCAGAGGAGACGCACAGTGGCTTTTCTGTACAACTATCTGGTTGTGTGAGTTCATGGATTACGAGGTAGGAGATTACTGTTTTAATGGTCTAGATGCacttcttttatttattctccTTTCATTGTTTACATGTCCTTGTTGATGTAAGTACCCATGACTTCATGAGAGACTGTGGCTTATCAATAGGAATTAGGACATTTCATCAGGCTAAGTGTTTAGGctgtttttgcagtgcagcTTCCTTTTCCACTTGTTGTTGACACATGATCGAGACATATTGGGTAACAGTGTGCTTGGTAAGACTAATtgacaacaacaaccaacaaaaTCAACATATTTATACCTAAATGCAGTACATGTATGCATTATAATAGGCAtaggaaatgtatttatttcttttccaCCTGTTTTGCTCTAGCCAGGTCTAGTGTCTCCATTCAAGCGTGTCTTCCTGAAAGGAGAGAAGGGGCGGGATAAAAAGGCTCAGGAGAAGGCCACCGAGCGCAGGGCCCTCCACACCTTCTCATTGTCACAACCAGACCACCGCATTGACCCTGACATCCTGCTCAATGACTACATAGAAAAGGAAGTGAAAGTATGTTGACTTAATACCAGAATTATCAGAATTTTATTACATGAAGCTCAATAATTCAGTATTTGTGCATTCTTCACAGTACCTGGGCCAGCTCACATCAGTACCAGGATACTTGAACCCTTCAAGTCGAACAGAGGTTCTGCAGCTCATTGATAATGCAAGAGTCAGTGTGCTAACTATTCATTGAACGATTTATCTATTTGAATTTAAAGCTTATTCACACCACTCTTAAATTAAGTAATCTCTTGTCAtcttatgtttgtttgtgtgtgtgtcctgcagTAAATTGTTCTCCCTTAAGGCACACACTTTATATTAAACTGTGATAATGAGAATAAGAGGGAAAAACTGTGTTGCAGAGGTCCCATCAGTTGGCAGGCCAGCTGACATCAGAACAGGACGCAGTGGTGAGTTTGTCGGCATATAACATAAAGCTGGTGTGGCGTGATGGAGAAGACATCATTCTCCGAGTGCCTATTCATGACATTGCTGCTGTGTCCTACATTAGAGATGACTCACTGCACCTTGTTGTGCTTAAAACAGGTACAATCACTACTCTTGGTTtgaatagttgttgtttttctttgagAGATTAAAggtgtctctgtgtttttagcACAAGAGTCAGGCGGTTCTCCATGTCCCAGCTCATGTCCCGATCTGAATAAGTCCCA
This sequence is a window from Periophthalmus magnuspinnatus isolate fPerMag1 chromosome 24, fPerMag1.2.pri, whole genome shotgun sequence. Protein-coding genes within it:
- the xkr6b gene encoding XK-related protein 6b, which gives rise to MAAKSDGRGVVTGFAQLQDLDDPRDGSSFHICHCCNTSSCYWGCRSACLHYLRGKGRGKRGDTTHEQRLWLDCLWIVLALVVFFWDVGSDLCLAAHYYHRRDFLWSGLTLFFVLVPSVLVQILSFRWFVQDYTGGGLGSVEGLSSRRATATLQRQDACCRLSVWVWQTVLHVFQLGQVWRYIRTMYLGIQTHRQKENQRRFYLAMMYEYADVNMLRLLETFLESAPQLVLQLCIMIQSNQAEGLQCMSILSSLLSLAWVLASYHKLLRDSRDDKKSMSYRGALVHLLWRLFTIFSRVLSFALFASVFHIYFGIFVVLHWCAMAFWVIHGGTDFCMSKWEEVLFNMVVGVVYVFCWFNVREGRTRYRMVAYYTVVLLENTLLSCLWYAYRDPVTTDAYASLALCGVFLCFASGVVCMVLYYSVLHPMGPRLRVLASSCCAELLWGLPLPPEAEPMAPTPGPRGSQATPTRGLTADQEELDETATDTCLPVFQVRSTEPVDAAGRPIRPEGPLIKIDMPRKRYPAWDAHFVDRRLRRTINVLQFISPNAVGIRYRDGPLLYELLQYESSL